In Bacteroidales bacterium, the genomic window AATCTACCATCCCCGGACTCTTTATTGCCGGAGAAGCGAACTTCAGCGATCATGGTGCAAACCGCCTGGGAGCCTCTGCTTTGATGCAGGGACTTGCTGATGGCTATTTCGTACTCCCCTATACCCTGCAGAATTACCTGGCGGATCAGATCAATGTTCCTAGGTTCACCACCGACAGGCCTGAATTTGATACCACTGAAAAGGAAGTGAAAGACAGAATCCAGAAACTAATGTCAGTGAATGGCACGAAAACCGTGGATCATTTTCATAAGCAGCTGGGCAAAATCATGTGGGATTATGTTGGGATGGGCCGCAATAAAGCCGGATTAGAAAAGGCATTAGGAATGATAAGGGAAGTTAAAACAGCTTTTTGGAAGGATGTGCGTATCCTTGGAGATGTTGAAGGCTTAAACCCTGAACTGGAAAAAGCCGGACGCGTAGCCGACTTCCTCGAATTAGGGGAACTCATGGCAATGGATGCTCTGAACCGCGAAGAATCCTGTGGTGGTCACTTCCGGGAAGAATTCCAGACTCCTGAAGGCGAAGCCCTCCGTAATGATAATGATTTCATGTATGTGGCAGCATGGGAGTATAAAGGCGACAATTCTACCCCCGAATTACATAAGGAATCGCTTGAATATGAGTCTATAGAGGTGAAACAGCGGAATTATAAGTAGAGTGACTAGTGACTAGTGACTAGTAAATAGGTAATAGAGACTAGAGATTAGAGACTAGAGATTAGAGATTAGAGATTAGAGATTAAACATTAGAGATCAGACATTAGACATTAGACATTAGAGATCAGACATTAGACATTAGAGATTAAGACTGGTCTATGGGGATACATGATAAGTGGCTGGTGATTAGTGAATGACTGTCCATTAATAAATAATTGAGTAAATTATTTCTCGCAACATTATGTCAATTCAGACTTATAAAGACCTTGAAGTTTGGAAAAGGTCTATGGAATTGGTAAAAAACACCTACTTAGTATCAAACAACTTCCCTAAAAATGAAGTATATGGACTGACATCACAAATTCGCAGAGCTGCTGTTACTGTTCCCTCAATATAGCAGAAGGCTGGGGACGATCTACAACTGGATTATTTGTACAATCGCTTAGAATTTCACGTGGATCGCTCATGGAACTAGAAACTGAATTGACCATTGCAAAAGAATTGAATTACTTGTCGGAAGAAGAACTTACACCACTTAACCAACTCATAACTGAATCAGGGAAAATGCTGAATTCCCTCATTCATAAACTGGAAAACAAGAAAAACTCAGTGTAAAAAAATTGAATAAGAAAAAGAATGATACAAACTTATGTTATGGTTAAGTTTAAATATCATTCTGATTTGAATAATAACAATCGTAAAAGAAAAACCACTAGTTACTAGTTACTAGTCACTATTCACTGATCTCTAGTGGCTATTCGCAAAATCTACTGATATGAACTTCACATTAAAAATCTGGAAACAGAAGAACGCTAAAGCAAAAGGCAAATTTGTGACCTACAAAATCAACGACATCTCCTCGAATTGTTCATTCCTGGAAATGCTTGATATCCTGAATGAGCAACTGGTGGTGAAGGGTGAAGAACCCGTAGCTTTCGACCACGATTGCCGTGAAGGAATTTGTGGCACATGCAGCCTGTATATCAACGGCCGTCCTCATGGTCCTGATGATGCGGTTACTACCTGCCAGCTCCATATGCGAAAGTTCAAAGATGGAGATACCATAGTCATTGAACCCTGGAGAGCCCGTCCTTTCCCGGTTATTAAAGACCTTATCTGCAACAGGGAGGCCTTTGACCAGATCATACAGGCCGGGGGATTTATTTCAGTAAATACCGGCGGAATTCCGGATGCCAATGCAATCCTGATCCCAAAGGAAAATGCAGATCATTCAATGGATGCAGCTGCATGTATCGGTTGCGGCGCCTGTGTTGCAGCTTGTAAAAACGCTTCTGCAATGCTATTTGTTTCGGCTAAAGTAGCCCACCTCTCCTACCTTCCACAGGGGAAAGCGGAAGCAACTGAACGGGTACAGGCAATGGTTAAAAAAATGGATGAGCTAGGCTTTGGAAATTGCACAAATACCGGGGCCTGTGAAGCAGAATGTCCTAAACAAATCTCTATTGATAATATTGCCAGGATGAACCGGGAGTTCCTGGGAGCAAAAATCGGGGCTCAAAAGAAAAGTGCTTCTTCTGGCGGAGGATTCTGAAAGAAATTGTAAACTTAAATTTAACGAAAACCCCACATGAATAAGCATGTGGTTGATAGGTATTGAGTTTACTTAATTAAAAAATTGCACTATTGAGGTTATCATTCAGCTGAATGAAATTTTAAAAATAACCTCACAAAAAAAATGAAAACAATAAAACTCACACTCTATTCCCTGTTATTCATTTTTATCTTGGCTTTGATATACTATATACCCAGAATAAATTTCAACCCTCTGTTTGCTGATATTAAAATTGATAAAAAATTTTATTATGATTATTTCCCTGAAACCGCTATGCCTGAACAATACAACGAAATTTCAGGTTATGAAGATATAGAAAGAAAAAAATTCCCAAGAACAAAACCCGGCAAAGTTATTCTTACAGAAAACACAAAATTTTTAAAGACAAAGAATGAATTGTCAGAATACGAGATTCAAGAACTACTGAGATTATTAAATGATAGTTCAAATTATGAATGGGGGGAACTAGGTACTCCAGAGGTGCATTACTATTTTGAATTCTTTAACGATAAGAAAGAACTAATCGGTATTACCATGGTGGATTTAGAGGGTATGGCCTATTCAGAACCCTATTTGGGAAAAATGAAATGGTGTGCATTTAAAAAAATTGATGCATTAGAAAAGCTGATTTCGGAAATTGAAGAATAAAAACCTCATACCATAACCCATTTTAGATAGATTCAAGGGGTGAGTATCCGTCAAAATTTCAATTTCAAAAAAAGAATTCATAATCAGACTAATTGTTCTTTAACTTTGAGTCTGAAATATCATTGTCATGTCCCTGTCCCGACTTGTACTGCTGTTTTTTACCATTATTATTATTGGTTCTGAACTTATAGCACAGCAATTATCTCTTCCAGGAACCACTTCCAGGATTACACTTAAAGCATCGCCAGGTATTTCCTACCAAAATGGGCTTACAGATCCTGATTACCCTCCTCTTGAACTACCTGATCACTATATTGGGAAGCAGCTGCCTTATATAGTAGATAATTCCATTCATCCATTTATGAGGCCTATCTTCCAGCAACAGGGGGCCTCCTGTGGACAGGCTGCAGGATTGGCATAC contains:
- a CDS encoding succinate dehydrogenase/fumarate reductase iron-sulfur subunit codes for the protein MNFTLKIWKQKNAKAKGKFVTYKINDISSNCSFLEMLDILNEQLVVKGEEPVAFDHDCREGICGTCSLYINGRPHGPDDAVTTCQLHMRKFKDGDTIVIEPWRARPFPVIKDLICNREAFDQIIQAGGFISVNTGGIPDANAILIPKENADHSMDAAACIGCGACVAACKNASAMLFVSAKVAHLSYLPQGKAEATERVQAMVKKMDELGFGNCTNTGACEAECPKQISIDNIARMNREFLGAKIGAQKKSASSGGGF